The Sneathiella limimaris region ATTCATGGCATTGGTACAACCAAAGCCAAAGAAATTTGTAAGACTGTAGGTCTTGCTGAAGAAACTCGCGTGAACGCGCTTAGCGATGCTGAAGTCGTTCGCATCCGCGAGGTGATTGATGCTGAACATACTGTGGAAGGTGATCTTCGCCGTGAAACAGCTATGAACATCAAGCGTCTGATGGA contains the following coding sequences:
- the rpsM gene encoding 30S ribosomal protein S13, with the protein product MARIAGVNIPTNKRVHIALTYIHGIGTTKAKEICKTVGLAEETRVNALSDAEVVRIREVIDAEHTVEGDLRRETAMNIKRLMDLGCYRGLRHRRGLPVRGQRTHTNARTRKGPAKPIAGKKK